A single Triticum dicoccoides isolate Atlit2015 ecotype Zavitan chromosome 2A, WEW_v2.0, whole genome shotgun sequence DNA region contains:
- the LOC119355607 gene encoding corepressor interacting with RBPJ 1-like isoform X2 — protein MGKNQAYKAMQRARLGSSSGAPGEGEEDGMTDGSFHSPEWHAARLASLNKTHTLTWEEFKKKQKDEELKRGEVEADKDKMMREYRAQLDAERAQKLGRGRDVVKSKSSSSKKEKKEKDAKKRIKKRRKHRSSSESSSSSESSSSDDEDRGSRKSRSRSRSKRSKKDKKHRSRSKHAGSDSEEEGPVRLSKFFGNAKN, from the exons ATGGGGAAGAACCAGGCGTACAAGGCGATGCAGCGGGCGCGGCTGGgctcgtcctccggcgcccccggcGAAGGGGAGGAAGACGGCATG ACGGACGGTTCATTTCATTCTCCAGAGTGGCACGCGGCGCGCTTGGCCAGCCTCAACAAGACCCACACCCTCACGTGGGAGGAGTTCAAGAAGAAGCAGAAG GACGAGGAGCTAAAGAGAGGTGAGGTGGAGGCTGACAAAGATAAAATGATGAGAGAGTATAGAGCTCAACTGGATGCTGAAAGGGCCCAAAAGCTTGGTCGTGGAAGAGACGTTGTAAAGTCAAAATCATCATCTTCCAAGAAAG AAAAGAAGGAAAAGGACGCAAAGAAACGGATTAAAAAGAGGAGGAAG CACAGAAGTTCGTCAGAAAGTTCCAGCTCATCAGAATCATCAAGTAGTGATGATGAGGACAGGGGTTCAAGAAAATCCCGATCCCGATCAAGATCAAAGCGAAGTAAGAAAGATAAGAAGCACAGGTCCCGATCCAAGCATGCGGGAAGTGACAGCGAGGAGGAAGGCCCTGTTCGCCTCTCGAAATTCTTTGGGAATGCAAAGAATTAG
- the LOC119355607 gene encoding uncharacterized protein LOC119355607 isoform X1, with the protein MGKNQAYKAMQRARLGSSSGAPGEGEEDGMTDGSFHSPEWHAARLASLNKTHTLTWEEFKKKQKDEELKRGEVEADKDKMMREYRAQLDAERAQKLGRGRDVVKSKSSSSKKEKKEKDAKKRIKKRRKKFVRKFQLIRIIK; encoded by the exons ATGGGGAAGAACCAGGCGTACAAGGCGATGCAGCGGGCGCGGCTGGgctcgtcctccggcgcccccggcGAAGGGGAGGAAGACGGCATG ACGGACGGTTCATTTCATTCTCCAGAGTGGCACGCGGCGCGCTTGGCCAGCCTCAACAAGACCCACACCCTCACGTGGGAGGAGTTCAAGAAGAAGCAGAAG GACGAGGAGCTAAAGAGAGGTGAGGTGGAGGCTGACAAAGATAAAATGATGAGAGAGTATAGAGCTCAACTGGATGCTGAAAGGGCCCAAAAGCTTGGTCGTGGAAGAGACGTTGTAAAGTCAAAATCATCATCTTCCAAGAAAG AAAAGAAGGAAAAGGACGCAAAGAAACGGATTAAAAAGAGGAGGAAG AAGTTCGTCAGAAAGTTCCAGCTCATCAGAATCATCAAGTAG